The stretch of DNA TTCAGACGCGTGTGGGTAGACATCAGAAGCCATTCAAACTGATTAAGTTTCGTACCATGAGTGTCGATACGGCTTCGGTGGCAAGCCATTTGGCCAGCAGTTCCTCAATCACCAAGCTCGGCGCGTTTTTGAGAAAAACCAAGCTCGATGAACTTCCACAGCTGATCAATGTTCTCAAGGGTGATATGAGCCTGGTTGGCCCTCGTCCCAACCTCTTTAATCAAGAGGAACTCATTAAAGAGCGCGAAACTCTGGGTGTTTATGACGTTCTGCCGGGTATCACCGGATTGGCGCAAATCAATAATATTGATATGTCGACCCCTGCACTGTTAGCTAAAACAGACCGGGAGATGATTGACTCCCTCACCTTGAAGGGCTATTTCCGCTATATCCTGATGACGGCAACCG from Aestuariirhabdus litorea encodes:
- a CDS encoding sugar transferase — translated: MIRVIDFFASLLGLLFLWPILLLVVIVGLFDTGSPVFIQTRVGRHQKPFKLIKFRTMSVDTASVASHLASSSSITKLGAFLRKTKLDELPQLINVLKGDMSLVGPRPNLFNQEELIKERETLGVYDVLPGITGLAQINNIDMSTPALLAKTDREMIDSLTLKGYFRYILMTATGSGAGDAVKK